In a genomic window of Methanomicrobia archaeon:
- a CDS encoding right-handed parallel beta-helix repeat-containing protein: protein MSKILKLMTLAIIVVIIGSCVMPCVAIDDSKYEVSTKMSNSLVYTSENSNGGELAELQVLSPYEAVKELDASIATLYRITLELEKDLEDGAVSEDLIVKYTKATDAVRKNHANVRHALDTTTRLFEELVSEGELSEDILTKHLKRVEDFESSSSVLLQAIEPHQPPETRTNALSTTELEDLKTVLEGVACSPEERSLSGLIQDSSYSTAPEPRLLRDKEQVVGTLDAALGASQDPSDYLAGNASSAIKELAADLNYDPVQIYYYVRNTTDYEPYFGLMAGSDWTLQQHAGNSFDQANLLVALLRESGIPARYVYGTIDVSEEDAANWLRVKDTRYVSRLIYETGIPGATVYNLTEDKFGIRLEHMWVEAYVTQNGSETWVPVDPSYKTYEYVPGVNLTYNATEVSAILTEMLATATYDEPHGWVTGVNETFITASFEAQVNDTIASIMADPELRNLTLRQLFGYWNLTEEYSDSLPTVLPYEVVSILNVSAEIPQDYYHRIELKGFVNYTLYAPEIASKKVMLKFNPATEYDRTILKQWGWKNAADWADMQPVLLIDGEPVANGSARALGSFADLTLEFYQPLNATPRTVNDTFTVGALYALLFNVGTVSLPQVESEINECDFAANETFADNVLRQLHLIGMCWFFESDYFEEIYAAAFDVRSYRSSPAYGRTALDLQVACVFGLCSVDEGGMVMDISRHTLGAVGAVNDTRAFMLGTGMAASGAEHSIFEHLYGIDSVSTVKVLQEANRQAIPVYLISQYNLAARRSELYMIPSYVWDWIEDAVNQDKIVIIPKREMQINGWTGIAYMVTDPETGASGFLITGHSGGMPTDSAWADFWDIDWDAFWKGFAYGAWSDAYDDSVSEQSRLLGAFLSNFVPFLTLIRDTPYYLYQVATGNNGMNLIRGVMEVIPFCGLTGKMINNIFNVYSWGIEGLLAELKGLPTQAAEDYVTTVKGLGKNHNVYPGSYDDLGVNTGDDAAELLGDLNNIEGIPGSDELTDQIANGESEAVFAAEIASQYKDEGQTIVEIKTSIGGIAAIIIIIQNPDSSYKVVVPFDINDWSAYASTQKQNELKQEISNIITACQAAYGSTVEIVFAFDGKVPQWVRDYVTSLGSTISLVETYGGASGGTLDVTGLFSTLAFTGDAPVHNTSSYSSIQEAVNAAQLGDTIYVHNGTYREHVVVNKPLALIGENKHTTIIEGNGSGEVIRVIADDCVISGFTVINGSTGIYVASDNNRVNETIIAHITGAPGNESLFNLTRTGGLGTGIHVYKGVNNLLSINTISTVSGGVGGSLDDWLSTDGNGGKGIGVYLHLSPNTTVCNSTISGITGGTGGGDYGDDGTGDGVLLRSSNNSIITDNTITSNNQHGLVSEQTFNLTISDNVISDNGAGGTYGHGIYLKSGANATVANNTIQNNTATGYSCGIEAASFSNATIYDNRITDNKNHGILLRSSSGLNITGNLLANNTGTGINLEESWSNNLTNNTISSNKGYGAYLDSSSNNKLHDNKLQENTYNFGIAGSPDSDFYQDIDTSNTINSRPMYHLMGKSDIIIDKNAGYVALLSCNNITAKDIIITNNFLGIVVINSTNIRLTNNTFLNNEHGGIYLGESSNNQVTANTVASNGYGIWISGSWNKLSHNNSIAGNTVHSNRGYTTGYGIYLDYVESSMIMSNRISNNFYYGIYLSSASDNTIYNNYFDNTRNARDFSTNRWNITPRAGTNILGGPYLGGNYWSDYTGEDQDDDLLGDTLVPYTCSGRIWDSGDYQPLVLPYTYADVGVTVDIEPASPGDLEPELPPGTDLSNVIAITVNVLDSTPANSADDAYTDITINVGTMDIGTCKVFKAGMGFLPEVADVTALPTVKPPGEPAFSRDVANKTVTVRLYVGDPLLVVLQPVELPGFNTGEGTYPSIPGTHNGSITPLQTINVSTLYTYPSSGTGGHTEYVKLWNNSGWNVTATWNGYRGDWHNITFNEPFTLLANETYNYTIRTGSYPRIHHKSELLTPKGWITCTEFVDANGKRYNNRIPAIALY from the coding sequence ATGAGTAAGATTTTGAAACTAATGACACTTGCAATTATCGTGGTGATAATTGGGAGTTGTGTGATGCCTTGTGTTGCGATTGATGATTCAAAATATGAAGTTTCTACTAAGATGTCGAATTCACTTGTATATACCAGTGAAAACAGTAACGGAGGTGAACTGGCAGAGTTACAGGTACTTTCACCGTATGAGGCAGTAAAGGAATTAGATGCATCTATAGCGACTCTCTACCGTATCACTTTAGAATTGGAAAAGGATTTGGAAGATGGCGCGGTATCCGAGGATTTAATCGTAAAATATACAAAGGCTACAGACGCTGTACGGAAAAATCATGCCAATGTGAGGCACGCATTAGACACTACCACGAGATTATTTGAAGAACTGGTGTCTGAAGGCGAGCTCTCTGAAGATATTCTAACTAAACACCTTAAACGCGTTGAGGATTTCGAGTCGAGTTCGTCCGTTTTACTCCAGGCAATCGAACCACACCAACCCCCGGAGACAAGAACGAACGCGCTCAGCACAACAGAACTGGAAGATCTGAAGACAGTGCTTGAAGGAGTTGCATGCTCCCCGGAAGAGCGCTCGTTAAGTGGTTTGATTCAGGACTCCTCCTATTCGACGGCTCCGGAGCCCCGGCTCTTGCGAGATAAAGAACAAGTAGTTGGGACTCTTGATGCTGCCCTGGGCGCGTCTCAAGACCCATCTGATTATCTGGCGGGTAATGCCTCGAGCGCGATTAAAGAACTGGCTGCAGACCTGAATTATGACCCGGTCCAAATCTACTACTACGTGCGGAATACTACCGATTATGAGCCTTATTTTGGGTTGATGGCTGGCTCTGATTGGACGTTACAGCAACATGCAGGGAATTCGTTCGACCAGGCGAATCTCCTGGTTGCGTTACTGCGCGAATCCGGAATACCTGCCCGATATGTGTACGGCACGATTGACGTTTCTGAAGAAGACGCCGCCAACTGGCTGCGTGTTAAGGACACTCGCTACGTTTCGAGACTCATCTATGAGACTGGTATTCCAGGGGCCACCGTCTACAATCTTACAGAAGATAAGTTCGGGATACGGCTCGAGCACATGTGGGTTGAAGCGTACGTAACGCAGAATGGCTCGGAGACGTGGGTGCCCGTGGATCCGAGCTATAAAACCTACGAATACGTGCCCGGCGTGAATTTAACGTACAATGCGACTGAAGTATCCGCTATTCTGACCGAGATGTTAGCAACAGCAACGTACGATGAGCCGCACGGGTGGGTAACGGGGGTGAACGAGACCTTTATTACTGCGAGTTTTGAAGCGCAGGTAAATGACACGATTGCGTCTATTATGGCTGACCCTGAGTTACGGAATCTCACGTTGCGGCAGCTCTTTGGCTATTGGAATCTCACAGAAGAGTATTCCGATTCGTTGCCAACCGTACTTCCTTACGAAGTCGTTTCCATTTTGAATGTCTCTGCAGAGATACCGCAGGATTACTATCACCGGATAGAACTCAAAGGTTTCGTCAATTATACACTCTACGCACCCGAGATTGCGAGTAAGAAGGTCATGCTCAAGTTCAATCCCGCTACCGAATATGATCGTACGATACTGAAGCAGTGGGGCTGGAAAAATGCGGCCGATTGGGCGGATATGCAGCCGGTGTTGCTCATCGATGGCGAGCCCGTGGCCAATGGCTCGGCGCGAGCGTTGGGCAGCTTTGCAGATCTTACCCTCGAATTCTATCAGCCACTGAATGCCACGCCCCGAACAGTGAACGATACGTTTACCGTCGGCGCCTTATATGCCCTGCTCTTCAATGTGGGTACAGTATCCCTTCCACAGGTCGAGAGCGAGATAAACGAATGTGACTTCGCGGCGAACGAAACGTTTGCCGACAATGTCCTGCGACAGTTGCACCTTATCGGGATGTGCTGGTTCTTTGAAAGTGATTATTTTGAGGAGATTTATGCTGCGGCCTTCGATGTGAGAAGCTACCGCTCGTCGCCGGCCTATGGCAGAACGGCGCTGGACTTGCAAGTAGCCTGCGTCTTCGGCCTGTGCTCGGTGGATGAGGGCGGGATGGTGATGGACATCAGCAGGCATACGTTAGGCGCCGTGGGTGCGGTTAATGACACACGCGCTTTCATGCTTGGTACCGGCATGGCGGCCTCAGGAGCAGAGCACAGTATATTTGAACATCTCTATGGCATCGATTCCGTCTCCACCGTCAAAGTCCTGCAGGAGGCTAACCGGCAAGCAATACCCGTTTACTTAATCTCCCAGTATAACCTGGCTGCGCGGCGCTCAGAACTGTATATGATCCCTTCGTACGTCTGGGACTGGATTGAGGACGCGGTAAACCAGGACAAAATTGTGATCATTCCGAAACGAGAGATGCAGATAAACGGGTGGACCGGCATTGCGTATATGGTGACCGATCCCGAGACCGGCGCATCGGGCTTTCTCATCACGGGCCATTCGGGGGGAATGCCAACAGATTCCGCCTGGGCTGATTTCTGGGACATAGATTGGGACGCCTTTTGGAAAGGGTTTGCCTACGGGGCGTGGAGTGACGCCTATGACGATTCTGTTAGCGAACAATCACGGCTCTTAGGAGCATTCTTATCAAATTTCGTTCCATTTCTGACGCTCATCAGAGACACGCCCTATTATCTCTATCAAGTCGCTACCGGAAATAATGGAATGAACTTAATACGGGGCGTTATGGAAGTAATCCCCTTCTGCGGCCTTACGGGCAAGATGATTAACAATATTTTTAACGTTTATTCGTGGGGTATTGAAGGACTCCTCGCAGAGTTGAAAGGACTGCCCACCCAGGCAGCAGAGGACTATGTAACGACGGTAAAAGGCCTCGGCAAGAATCATAACGTTTATCCGGGCAGCTACGACGATCTTGGAGTCAATACGGGCGACGATGCCGCCGAGTTGTTGGGCGATCTCAATAATATCGAAGGGATTCCGGGCTCGGACGAGTTAACCGATCAAATTGCTAATGGCGAGTCAGAAGCGGTATTCGCAGCGGAGATCGCGTCGCAGTACAAAGATGAAGGACAGACGATAGTCGAGATAAAAACGAGTATTGGCGGCATAGCAGCCATCATTATAATCATACAGAATCCTGATTCGAGCTACAAGGTTGTTGTGCCGTTTGATATCAATGATTGGAGCGCTTATGCATCCACGCAGAAACAGAACGAGCTTAAGCAGGAAATAAGTAACATAATCACTGCATGCCAGGCTGCATATGGTTCTACCGTTGAGATCGTCTTTGCCTTTGATGGCAAGGTACCGCAATGGGTTCGTGATTACGTAACCTCACTGGGTAGTACGATCTCGCTTGTGGAGACCTATGGCGGAGCTTCCGGTGGGACACTCGATGTTACGGGTCTATTCTCGACGCTTGCTTTTACCGGCGATGCTCCCGTGCACAATACCAGCTCCTACTCGTCTATCCAGGAGGCGGTGAATGCCGCGCAGCTTGGCGATACTATTTATGTACATAACGGGACGTACAGAGAACACGTGGTCGTGAATAAACCCTTAGCGCTCATTGGCGAGAACAAACACACGACGATCATCGAGGGCAACGGAAGCGGCGAGGTCATCCGGGTCATAGCCGATGACTGCGTTATCAGCGGGTTTACGGTGATAAATGGATCTACGGGGATCTATGTGGCATCAGATAACAACCGTGTAAATGAGACGATCATAGCCCACATAACCGGTGCGCCGGGCAACGAATCGCTTTTTAATTTAACGAGAACGGGCGGGCTTGGCACTGGGATCCACGTGTATAAAGGGGTCAATAACTTGCTCTCAATCAACACGATTTCAACCGTTTCCGGTGGTGTTGGTGGCAGTTTAGACGATTGGCTCAGCACTGATGGGAATGGCGGCAAGGGCATCGGGGTGTATCTGCATTTGTCACCAAACACCACCGTATGTAACAGTACCATTTCGGGTATAACTGGCGGTACTGGCGGCGGCGATTATGGTGACGATGGCACGGGTGACGGGGTTTTGCTCCGGTCATCCAACAATAGTATTATCACTGATAACACGATCACGTCGAATAATCAGCACGGCCTCGTTTCAGAACAGACGTTCAATTTAACCATTTCTGATAATGTTATCAGCGATAACGGAGCTGGCGGCACTTACGGGCACGGCATTTATCTGAAGTCCGGAGCAAATGCAACCGTAGCCAACAACACGATACAGAACAATACGGCGACGGGATACTCCTGCGGTATTGAAGCAGCATCATTCTCAAATGCGACGATTTACGATAACCGCATAACGGACAATAAGAACCACGGTATTCTCTTACGATCATCTTCCGGGCTGAATATTACGGGAAACCTGTTGGCAAACAATACTGGTACGGGCATCAACCTTGAAGAGTCTTGGAGTAACAACCTTACGAACAACACCATCTCCTCAAATAAGGGCTATGGGGCCTATCTAGATTCATCCAGCAACAATAAGCTGCATGATAATAAACTCCAAGAAAATACCTACAATTTCGGTATAGCGGGTTCTCCTGATTCTGACTTTTATCAAGATATAGATACCTCAAACACCATTAATAGCAGACCTATGTATCATTTAATGGGAAAATCTGACATCATAATAGATAAAAATGCCGGGTATGTCGCGCTTCTGTCATGCAATAATATTACTGCCAAGGATATAATAATAACAAATAACTTCTTAGGTATTGTAGTTATTAACTCAACGAATATAAGGTTAACTAACAATACATTCTTGAACAACGAACACGGCGGCATATACCTGGGGGAGTCCAGCAATAATCAGGTTACCGCCAACACCGTGGCTTCGAACGGCTATGGCATTTGGATAAGCGGTTCCTGGAATAAATTATCCCATAACAATAGCATCGCAGGTAACACGGTGCACTCGAACAGAGGGTATACCACGGGGTATGGCATCTATCTCGATTATGTCGAGAGTAGTATGATCATGAGCAACAGGATCTCGAATAATTTCTATTATGGTATTTATCTCTCTTCTGCCAGCGACAACACCATCTACAACAACTACTTTGACAATACGAGGAACGCGAGAGACTTCAGCACGAACCGTTGGAACATCACACCAAGAGCAGGGACAAACATCCTGGGTGGTCCGTACCTTGGCGGTAATTACTGGAGCGATTACACTGGTGAAGATCAGGACGATGATCTACTCGGTGATACCCTTGTTCCGTACACCTGCTCTGGAAGAATTTGGGACAGCGGCGATTACCAACCTTTGGTATTGCCGTATACGTATGCGGATGTCGGCGTAACGGTTGATATCGAGCCTGCCAGTCCCGGCGATTTGGAGCCTGAACTACCACCGGGGACGGATTTAAGCAACGTAATAGCCATTACGGTAAACGTGCTGGACAGTACGCCAGCGAATTCTGCGGATGATGCATACACCGATATAACGATCAACGTCGGTACCATGGATATCGGAACCTGCAAGGTCTTCAAAGCGGGCATGGGGTTCTTACCAGAGGTTGCTGACGTTACTGCGCTTCCTACCGTGAAACCGCCTGGTGAGCCAGCGTTCTCCCGTGATGTGGCTAACAAAACAGTCACTGTGAGGCTCTATGTCGGTGATCCTCTTCTTGTCGTGTTACAGCCGGTAGAACTGCCAGGCTTCAATACCGGAGAAGGCACGTATCCAAGTATTCCCGGCACGCACAATGGATCAATAACGCCTTTACAAACTATCAACGTGAGCACGTTGTACACCTATCCCTCTTCGGGAACAGGAGGACATACGGAATACGTAAAGCTCTGGAACAATTCCGGTTGGAATGTCACGGCAACGTGGAACGGCTACCGGGGCGATTGGCACAACATCACGTTCAACGAACCGTTTACACTGCTGGCAAATGAAACCTACAACTACACTATCCGCACCGGCTCTTATCCGCGGATTCACCACAAATCTGAACTATTAACGCCGAAAGGGTGGATAACCTGCACGGAGTTCGTTGACGCTAACGGGAAGCGATATAACAACAGGATCCCTGCGATAGCGTTGTATTGA
- a CDS encoding diaminopimelate epimerase → MNFTKMHGCGNDFILIDDRDGGIPDEKKAAIAQSLCQRNFSVGADGVLYICNSSSEEYDVRMRIFNPDGSEAEMCGNGMRCFAKYVYEHGIVRKREIKVETLAGTIVPEVEIDGDGVVTSTSVFMGKPVFDKIDEPFLVNEEIGEIKLTTLSLGNPHAVVILDSFEGFDVDKIGKAIESHEAFPNRTNVDFVKHDGPHESKVQEIYVRTYERGVGETLSCGTGSTASVLALNKLGDVHLNEPVIVHTLGGDLIVEVKEEGAYLQGPAEEVYKGMVEVGIE, encoded by the coding sequence ATAAACTTCACCAAGATGCACGGCTGCGGTAACGATTTCATTCTGATCGACGACCGTGACGGTGGAATACCTGACGAGAAGAAAGCAGCAATCGCTCAATCACTCTGTCAAAGAAACTTCTCGGTCGGTGCTGACGGCGTTCTGTACATTTGTAACTCCTCTTCGGAAGAGTATGACGTGCGGATGCGCATCTTCAATCCCGATGGCTCGGAAGCGGAAATGTGCGGCAACGGCATGCGGTGCTTCGCCAAATACGTGTACGAGCACGGTATAGTGCGAAAACGGGAAATAAAAGTGGAAACGCTGGCAGGAACGATCGTACCCGAAGTAGAAATTGATGGAGACGGCGTCGTTACCTCGACGAGCGTGTTCATGGGAAAGCCCGTCTTTGACAAGATAGACGAGCCGTTTTTGGTAAACGAGGAAATCGGTGAGATCAAGCTAACGACGTTGAGTCTCGGAAATCCGCACGCTGTGGTTATTCTCGATTCGTTTGAAGGATTCGACGTGGATAAGATAGGAAAGGCCATCGAATCGCACGAGGCGTTTCCGAACCGGACGAATGTTGATTTCGTTAAACATGATGGACCCCACGAGAGCAAAGTACAAGAGATTTACGTAAGAACCTATGAACGCGGCGTTGGGGAGACGTTATCCTGTGGAACCGGCTCAACAGCTTCCGTTCTGGCGCTTAATAAGCTGGGGGATGTTCACCTGAACGAGCCCGTTATCGTGCATACGCTCGGTGGGGATCTGATCGTCGAGGTAAAGGAGGAAGGCGCGTACCTCCAGGGTCCTGCGGAAGAGGTATATAAGGGCATGGTTGAGGTGGGGATAGAGTAA
- a CDS encoding LL-diaminopimelate aminotransferase yields MLTGITERYAQGLRSLPPYLFAEIDRKKDAARKKGVDIIDLGIGDPDLPTPPHIVEALYKAAQNPDNHRYPTYEGMLSFREAVAAWYKKTKHVTVNPEDEVLTLIGSKEGLAHSAFAFLNPGDTALVPDPAYPVYHNATVLANAVPHAVPLTEEHDFKPDLETIDTDVAKRAKLMFLSYPNNPTGATVDESFFKEVIDFAHDNDLIILHDNPYSELVFDGYESPSFMAVNGAKDVGIEFNSLSKTYNMTGWRIGFAIGNAEILQGIGSVKSNIDSGAFQAVQEAGIAALTGPQDCAKQNVAIYRERRDILVAGLRSAGFEVNEPKATFYLWVKVPRTFHPSTSASIEFSMHLLEQTGVVVTPGVGFGTYGEGFVRITFCTSGKRLTEACERIKGLNL; encoded by the coding sequence ATGTTAACTGGGATAACTGAACGGTACGCACAGGGGCTACGGTCACTTCCGCCGTATCTGTTTGCGGAAATAGATCGGAAGAAGGATGCGGCACGAAAGAAGGGTGTGGATATAATCGACTTGGGCATCGGCGATCCCGATTTGCCGACACCGCCGCATATCGTTGAAGCATTGTACAAAGCTGCTCAGAACCCGGACAATCATCGTTATCCTACGTATGAAGGCATGCTCTCGTTCCGTGAGGCGGTGGCTGCATGGTATAAAAAGACCAAACACGTTACGGTCAATCCAGAAGACGAGGTACTGACGTTGATCGGCTCAAAAGAAGGGCTGGCGCATTCGGCGTTCGCGTTTTTAAATCCAGGCGATACAGCGCTTGTCCCGGACCCGGCATATCCGGTCTATCACAATGCCACGGTCTTGGCGAATGCGGTACCGCATGCAGTTCCATTAACCGAAGAGCACGACTTTAAGCCTGATCTGGAAACGATCGATACAGACGTGGCGAAGCGAGCAAAGCTCATGTTCTTGAGTTACCCCAACAATCCCACGGGAGCGACCGTGGACGAATCGTTCTTTAAGGAGGTAATCGATTTCGCGCACGACAACGATCTCATCATTCTCCACGATAACCCGTATTCAGAGCTTGTATTTGACGGCTACGAATCGCCGAGTTTCATGGCAGTCAACGGTGCAAAAGACGTGGGAATTGAATTCAATTCGCTTTCCAAGACGTACAATATGACCGGCTGGCGCATCGGCTTTGCCATCGGCAATGCGGAGATCTTACAGGGTATCGGAAGTGTGAAGAGCAACATAGATTCAGGCGCGTTCCAGGCGGTACAAGAAGCGGGCATAGCGGCATTGACGGGCCCCCAGGACTGTGCAAAGCAGAACGTCGCAATTTATCGGGAACGAAGGGATATTTTAGTTGCGGGATTGCGATCTGCGGGATTCGAGGTGAACGAGCCAAAAGCCACCTTCTATCTCTGGGTTAAGGTTCCCCGCACTTTTCATCCTTCTACTTCAGCGTCTATCGAGTTCTCGATGCATCTACTAGAGCAAACAGGCGTTGTCGTGACGCCTGGAGTAGGCTTCGGAACGTACGGCGAGGGGTTTGTCCGGATTACGTTCTGTACGAGCGGTAAGCGGTTAACGGAAGCGTGCGAACGGATAAAAGGGTTGAACTTGTAG